From Streptomyces sp. NBC_01551:
GGTGCCTACCCGTACCCGCTGCTGCCGCCGTTCTGGAAGGCGATCGGGCCCGCCCTGCCGCCGGGCGCGGGTACGTACGCCGCGCGCTCGATCGCGTACTTCCGGGGCAACGACGCGCTCGGCTCCTTCCTCGTCCTGGCCGGCTGGGCGGTCCTCGGCTCGGTCGCCACCGTGGCCTGCGCGATCTTCCGGAGGGGCCGCAGGGACCGCGCCGACCTCGCGGACACCCTCCGCGAGGACGAGACGGCGCCCGCCGGGCCGAGCAGACCCGCGACCTGATCACGCCACGGCTCAGCCCAGCGGCTCCAGCAGCCGCTCCGCACCCCGCAGCGCGTGCCGGCCGACCGCCTTGCCGAGGACGACGCCCGCCTCGTCGGCGGAGCGGGTGTGGATCCCCGAGAGGATGCGCGCCTCGACGTTGTCCCGCGTCAGCTGCTCCCAGCCCGTGTACGTGCGGGTGACCCCGGGCGCGGTCGGGCTCGTCAGCGTGAACGGCGCGGTGCGCGCCCCGGTGAGGGCGTCCAGGACCGCCTCCGCGGCCCCCGCGTACGTGGCGTGGCCGCTGGGGTAGTCCGGGTGGGCCGGGGTCTCGTGGAGCGGGGTCCAGGCCGGGTCGGTGCCGATGGAGCCGGTCCGGATGGCCGTGACCGGGCGCCAGCGCGTGTACGCGTACTTGCTGTCCGAGGTGGCGATCTGGGTGTCGACCAGGGCGGCGTGGAACAGCGCGACCAGCCCCGCCCGCTCGGCGGTCGAGCCGTGCGACCGGGTCAGGGCCACCCGCAGCGGCTCGGTGTAGAGGGTCAGCGAGGAGCCGTACCAGAAGGTGGCCGTCTCGGTCTGCCGCGCCGTGCGCACGGCGCTGTCGGCCTTCCCGTACGCCCGCACCTCCGCCAGGTCGGCCCGGTACCGGCGCGAGTCGAGCGCGGGCGGCGGCCCGAGGCGGTACTGGGACGGGGAGTCGAGCAGGAACGGCCTGGCCAGGCGGTTGCCGTACTGCACGGCGGGGGCGTAGCCGGCGGGCGTCGGCTGCCACACGCCGGGCGCGCTGGGCGGTACGGCGAAGGGCGCGTTCACGGACTCCGGGTCGAGGCCGTCGCCCTGGCGGGCGGCGAGCGCGAGCCGCGCCTGGCGGGCTCCGGCGGCGACGCCCCGGTCCTCGGCGCGGCCGTCGGGGATCCGGCGGAGGCTGGCGGCGAGCGCGGCGTCGAGCTCTGGGGCGCGGGCGGGGGCCAGCGCGACGAGGGAGTCGTGGACGGCGGAGGCGACGGCCGCGTCCTGGAACGCGGCCCGGTCGCGCCCGGCCGGGGCCTCCCGGGTCGCCCGCGCGGCGGCGAGCCAGCTGATGGCCCAGGTACGGCTGTTGGTGATCTGGGTGGCGGCCCCGGCGACGGCCACGGTCTGCGCGGTGGTGTCGTACCAGTCCCGCACCACGGCTCCGGGCGGGGCGGTCGCGGCCGTGGCCGCCGTGGCCCCGGCGGAGGGGACTGCGATCGAGGCGGACAGGGCCAGGGCGGCCCCGAGGGTGACCAGGGCAGAGCGGGACGACGTCACGGACACTCCTGGAGGACTGGATGGCTGGAGGACTGGCGGGACTGGCGGGACTGGCGGGACTGAAGAAACGGAGAAACGGAGAAACGGAGCGGGAGCCGGGAAGCCGCAGCGCGGAACCGGTCACCGGCAGAGCGCGCCGGAGACCCTCATCAAGTCGACCGCGCGCCGCTCGGCCGCAAACGCGGTGATCGCCATGCGCCGAAGCTAGCCACGGCGCACCCGGCACCGCAACAGCCCTTTTCCGTCACGGCAGTTCGGAAACAGACCTGTCGCAAGCCCGCCACTCGCCCGCCACGTGCCCGCCATACGCCGCCACGCGCCGCCACGTGCCCGCCACTGACAAGGCCCCTCCCCCACCCACCTCAGCCCGCCCGGTGGACCACCTCGCCCGCCACCACCACCGTCTCCGCGACCGTGCCCGGGATGGACTCCACCGGCACCGCGAAGATGTCCCGGGAGAGCACCACGAAGTCCGCGGCCTTGCCCACCGTCAGCGAACCCCGCTCCTCCTCCAGGAAGTTGGCGTAGGCCGAGCCCATCGTGTAGCCGTGCACAGCCGTCGCCACGTCCACCGTCTCGCCCGGCTGCCAGGCCGGCCCGTCGCCGCGCAGCGGGCGCCGCGTCACCGCCGTGTAGATGCCGATCATCGGGTCCATCTCGGCGACGTTCCAGTCGCTGGAGAACGCCAGCACCGCCCCCGCCTCGTGCAGGCTGCGCATCGGCCAGGCCTTGTGCCAGCGGCCCTCGCCCACGTTCCGCGCCCAGTCCTGCCCCGGCCCCGCGATCTCCGGCGCGCAGTGCCTCGGCTGCATGCAGGCCACCACCCCCAGCTCCGGGAAGCGGGGCACGTCCGCCGGGTCCAGGCACTCCACGTGCACCACCTGGTGCCGGGCGTCGCGCGGGCCGTTCAGCGCCCGCGCGTGCTCCACCGCGTCCAGCACGGTCCGGATCCCCCGGTCCCCGGTCGCGTGGACGAAGCACTGGAAGCCCCGCGCGTCCAGCTTCGCCAGCAGCTCCGCGAACTCCTCGGCCGGGTAGAAGGTCTCGCCCCGGTGCGCCCCGCACCCGCTGTACGGCTCCAGCAGCGCCGCCGTGCGCGGCTCCACCACGTCGTCGATGTACAGCTTCAGCGGGCCCACCCGCAGCCGGTCCCCGGCGAACCGCCGCGCCGCGTCGGCGAATTCGTCGAGGTCGGCGTCGCCCGTGCCGCGCGGGTGGAACAGCGCCGCGACGATCCGCGACCGCAGCCGCCCCTCCGCCCGGGCCCGCTCGAAGAGTTCCAGGTCGTCCAGGGAGTTCTGCGGCTCGACCACCGTCGTGATGCCGAAGCCGATCGCGTCGTCCAGGCTCTTGGCGAGGCGTCCGTACTGCCGGTCGGGCGAGGCCCACGGCACGCCGAGCTCGCGCAGTGCCCGGTGGCCGTCCCGGGACAGCCCCTTGACGGCGAAGTCCTTGACGAACCCGGTGGGCTCGCCGGTCTCCGGATCGACGGCCGCCGTCCCGAAGGG
This genomic window contains:
- a CDS encoding vanadium-dependent haloperoxidase; translation: MTSSRSALVTLGAALALSASIAVPSAGATAATAATAPPGAVVRDWYDTTAQTVAVAGAATQITNSRTWAISWLAAARATREAPAGRDRAAFQDAAVASAVHDSLVALAPARAPELDAALAASLRRIPDGRAEDRGVAAGARQARLALAARQGDGLDPESVNAPFAVPPSAPGVWQPTPAGYAPAVQYGNRLARPFLLDSPSQYRLGPPPALDSRRYRADLAEVRAYGKADSAVRTARQTETATFWYGSSLTLYTEPLRVALTRSHGSTAERAGLVALFHAALVDTQIATSDSKYAYTRWRPVTAIRTGSIGTDPAWTPLHETPAHPDYPSGHATYAGAAEAVLDALTGARTAPFTLTSPTAPGVTRTYTGWEQLTRDNVEARILSGIHTRSADEAGVVLGKAVGRHALRGAERLLEPLG
- a CDS encoding putative leader peptide; protein product: MAITAFAAERRAVDLMRVSGALCR
- a CDS encoding amidohydrolase, yielding MSSPRPADLLLTGARIHTVDPALPEAEALAVRDGVIVWVGPDTEAAAWAGPDTERIDAGGRLVLPGFVDAHNHVRLGSDDACVQLAGVRTLEGIHERILAWREANPGAEWIEAEAFDYSAIPGGRMPRAADLDPVTGDVPAIVLSYDVHTAWLNTAAMRRLGVSRDRVDLPFGTAAVDPETGEPTGFVKDFAVKGLSRDGHRALRELGVPWASPDRQYGRLAKSLDDAIGFGITTVVEPQNSLDDLELFERARAEGRLRSRIVAALFHPRGTGDADLDEFADAARRFAGDRLRVGPLKLYIDDVVEPRTAALLEPYSGCGAHRGETFYPAEEFAELLAKLDARGFQCFVHATGDRGIRTVLDAVEHARALNGPRDARHQVVHVECLDPADVPRFPELGVVACMQPRHCAPEIAGPGQDWARNVGEGRWHKAWPMRSLHEAGAVLAFSSDWNVAEMDPMIGIYTAVTRRPLRGDGPAWQPGETVDVATAVHGYTMGSAYANFLEEERGSLTVGKAADFVVLSRDIFAVPVESIPGTVAETVVVAGEVVHRAG